The genome window ACCATCAAGAACGGCAGAGGCGGACTCCCATCGGTCCGCCCCCTCCCCGGCAACACCGTCTGGGGCGCGGTCTTCAGGGTTCCCGTCGATCAACTGGCTGCGATCGACGAGCGGGAAGCGGGAGAAGGCCGCATCCCGGCACCCACGCAGGCGATGGATCGAGCGGGTCGCCGTCACGACGTGATAACCCACGTGAGCCGCAAGGGCCACAATGGTGAGTACCGGCCCGAACGGGATCACGTACGGTTGATGGTGAGCGGGGGCCGCCATTGGAAGCTCCCCACCGGGTGGGTGGCGGCCCTCGAAGAGCATCTCGAGG of Acidimicrobiia bacterium contains these proteins:
- a CDS encoding gamma-glutamylcyclotransferase family protein, coding for MTRLYFAYDANIDPGRLGEIAPAASFEFIAHLPEWKLEYTIKNGRGGLPSVRPLPGNTVWGAVFRVPVDQLAAIDEREAGEGRIPAPTQAMDRAGRRHDVITHVSRKGHNGEYRPERDHVRLMVSGGRHWKLPTGWVAALEEHLEGD